A region of Anolis sagrei isolate rAnoSag1 chromosome 2, rAnoSag1.mat, whole genome shotgun sequence DNA encodes the following proteins:
- the ALAS1 gene encoding 5-aminolevulinate synthase, non-specific, mitochondrial, whose translation METIVRRCPFLSRVSQAFLQKAGKSLLFYAQNCPKMMEVGTKPASRALSTSAAHCQQTEEITPATEKAKTSPDVAQQNTNKSQLPASHQPTPSQSASQVTVSKCPFLAAQINEGNNNVFCKASLELQEDVKEMQAVRKEFPKTPEKTVDTDGEKQNGLLKKFQDIMLKQRPERVSHLLQENLPKSVSTFQYDQFFEKKIDEKKKDHTYRVFKTVNRRAQIFPMADDFSESRSSKKEVSVWCSNDYLGMSRHPRVCGAVMETLKQHGAGAGGTRNISGTSKFHVDLEKELADLHGKDAALLFSSCFVANDSTLFTLAKMLPGCEIYSDAGNHASMIQGIRNSRVPKHIFRHNDVDHLRELLKKSNPSTPKIVAFETVHSMDGAVCPLEELCDVSHEYGAITFVDEVHAVGLYGTHGGGIGDRDGVMHKMDIISGTLGKAFGCVGGYIASTSSLIDTVRSYAAGFIFTTSLPPMLLAGALESVKTLKSPEGQVLRRQHQRNVKLMRQMLMDAGLPVVHCPSHIIPIRVSDAAKNTEICDKMMSQHSIYVQAINYPTVPRGEELLRIAPTPHHTPQMMNYFIEKLLATWKKVGLELKPHSSAECNFCRRPLHFEVMSERERSYFSGMSKLVSATA comes from the exons ATGGAAACGATTGTTCGCCGCTGCCCGTTCCTATCACGGGTATCCCAGGCTTTCCTGCAGAAGGCTGGCAAATCCCTTCTCTTCTATGCCCAGAATTGCCCTAAAATGATGGAAGTTGGGACCAAGCCTGCTTCACGGGCCTTAAGTACATCAGCAGCTCACTGCCAGCAAACTGAAGAAATCACCCCCGCTACTGAGA AGGCCAAAACATCCCCAGATGTGGCTCAGCAAAACACGAACAAATCTCAACTTCCTGCAAGCCACCAGCCTACACCTAGCCAGAGTGCTAGCCAGGTTACGGTATCTAAATGCCCATTCTTGGCAGCTCAAATTAATGAAGGGAACAATAATGTTTTCTGCAAAGCCAGCCTGGAACTCCAGGAGGATGTGAAAGAAATGCAAGCTGTAAGGAAAG AGTTTCCCAAGACACCAGAAAAAACTGTTGACACTGATGGTGAAAAGCAAAATGGCTTGCTTAAGAAATTCCAGGACATCATGTTGAAGCAGAGGCCAGAAAGGGTGTCTCATCTGCTCCAGGAGAATTTGCCAAAAT CGGTTTCTACTTTTCAATATGAccaattttttgagaaaaaaattgatgagaaaaaaaaagatcacACATACCGTGTGTTCAAAACAGTGAATCGAAGAGCTCAGATTTTTCCCATGGCAGATGATTTTTCAGAGTCTCGTTCCAGCAAAAAAGAAGTCTCTGTCTGGTGCAGCAATGATTATCTTGGGATGAGTCGCCATCCTAGAGTTTGTGGAGCTGTAAT GGAAACATTGAAACAACATGGTGCGGGAGCAGGAGGCACCAGGAATATTTCAGGAACCAGTAAATTCCATGTTGATCTTGAAAAAGAGCTGGCTGATCTTCATGGAAAGGATGCTGCTCTGTTGTTCTCGTCTTGCTTTGTAGCTAACGATTCAACACTTTTCACTTTAGCCAAAATGTTGCCAG GTTGTGAAATCTATTCAGATGCAGGAAACCATGCTTCCATGATTCAGGGGATTCGGAATAGCAGAGTACCAAAGCATATATTTCGCCATAATGATGTCGATCATCTCCGAGAATTACTGAAAAAATCAAATCCATCTACTCCCAAAATTGTTGCATTTGAAACTGTTCACTCAATGGATG GTGCAGTGTGTCCCTTGGAAGAACTTTGTGATGTGTCTCATGAATACGGGGCAATCACTTTTGTGGATGAAGTTCATGCTGTGGGACTATATGGAACTCATGGTGGTGGCATTGGAGACAGAGATGGGGTCATGCATAAAATGGATATCATCTCTGGAACTCTTG GCAAAGCCTTTGGTTGTGTAGGAGGCTACATTGCCAGCACCAGTTCTCTGATAGACACTGTTCGTTCCTACGCTGCTGGCTTCATTTTTACAACCTCTCTGCCACCCATGCTTTTGGCTGGGGCGCTCGAATCTGTGAAAACTCTAAAGAGTCCCGAGGGGCAAGTCCTTCGCCGCCAACACCAACGCAACGTTAAACTCATGCGACAGATGCTGATGGATGCTGGGCTCCCTGTTGTCCATTGCCCCAGTCATATCATTCCTATCAGG GTTTCAGATGCTGCTAAGAACACTGAGATCTGTGACAAAATGATGAGCCAACATAGTATTTATGTTCAAGCCATAAACTATCCCACTGTGCCACGTGGTGAAGAGCTGCTACGTATTGCTCCTACACCTCATCATACTCCACAGATGATGAACTATTTTATTG AGAAACTGCTAGCAACCTGGAAGAAAGTGGGCCTGGAGCTGAAGCCACACTCTTCGGCTGAATGCAATTTCTGTAGACGGCCCCTACACTTTGAAGTGATGAGTGAAAGGGAACGGTCCTACTTCAGCGGAATGAGCAAACTTGTATCAGCTACTGCTTGA